A stretch of Cicer arietinum cultivar CDC Frontier isolate Library 1 chromosome 5, Cicar.CDCFrontier_v2.0, whole genome shotgun sequence DNA encodes these proteins:
- the LOC101489615 gene encoding 2-hydroxyisoflavanone dehydratase-like, with amino-acid sequence MASTTPITPKTVTKEIVTDMGTFIRIFSDGSVERPLQSLFAPPSLNDPKTGLSSKDIVISHNPTISSRVYLPKITNPSSKFPILVYFHGGAFVFESAFSQIYHEHIKAFATEANIIVVSVEYSLAPEHPLPTCYHECWAALKWVSSHSNNTLNNAEPWLIQHGDFNRVFIGGDSAGGNITHNIAIQAGIESLPCDVKILGAILIHPYFHSSYPIGSEPIIEPENSICHKVWHLVYPNAPSGIDNPLVNPLGEGATSLEKLGCSKIIVCVAGKDMLRDRGIWYFESVEKSGWKGKLELFEEKDEDHVYHLLKPESEIAKKFIKRLVSFVQE; translated from the coding sequence ATGGCTTCCACAACACCCATCACACCAAAAACCGTCACAAAAGAGATAGTAACCGATATGGGAACATTCATCCGTATCTTTAGTGACGGTTCAGTGGAAAGACCATTACAATCACTATTTGCACCCCCATCTCTGAATGACCCAAAAACAGGGCTTTCATCCAAAGACATAGTAATCTCACACAACCCCACAATTTCATCTCGAGTTTACCTTCCAAAAATCACAAACCCATCTTCCAAATTTCCAATCTTGGTCTATTTTCATGGTGGTGCTTTTGTCTTCGAATCAGCTTTCTCCCAAATTTACCATGAACACATCAAAGCCTTTGCAACAGAAGCAAATATTATAGTTGTTTCTGTTGAGTATAGTCTTGCTCCTGAACACCCTCTCCCAACATGTTACCATGAATGTTGGGCTGCACTCAAATGGGTTTCTTCTCATTCCAACAATACCCTCAACAATGCAGAGCCATGGTTGATTCAACATGGTGATTTTAATAGGGTTTTCATTGGAGGTGATAGTGCTGGTGGTAACATTACTCATAACATTGCAATTCAAGCTGGGATTGAATCTTTACCTTGTGATGTTAAAATATTAGGAGCTATTTTAATTCACCCTTATTTTCATAGTTCTTACCCAATTGGGTCAGAACCTATTATAGAGCCTGAAAATAGTATTTGTCATAAGGTTTGGCATTTGGTGTATCCAAATGCACCTAGTGGAATTGATAACCCTTTGGTTAATCCTTTGGGTGAAGGTGCAACTAGCTTGGAAAAACTTGGGTGTTCTAAAATTATTGTGTGTGTTGCTGGAAAAGATATGTTAAGGGACAGAGGGATTTGGTATTTTGAAAGTGTGGAGAAAAGTGGGTGGAAAGGGAAATTGGAGTTGTTTGAAGAGAAAGATGAGGATCATGTTTATCATTTGTTAAAACCAGAATCTGAGATAgccaaaaaatttatcaaacgATTGGTTTCTTTTGTCCAGGAGTGA